The following DNA comes from Occultella kanbiaonis.
AGCACGGCGGGCAACCCGTGTTCATCGCGTCCGGCCCGGACTTCGCGCCGGGCGTGCACGCGGGGCGGCGCTCCATCCTCGACGAGGCACCGACGTTCGCGGCCGTGCTCGGTCTCGACCTGCCCAGCGCCGAGGGCACCGTCATCGCCGAGGTGCTCGCCGAGGTGCTCGCCGAGCGGTAGCGCGCCAGCGCGTGGGGCGGTCCAGCGGGGGGTAGCGGGGTGGCTCAGCGGTGCGGCTCAGCGGGGGAGGTGGCGTGCCATGAGCACGTCGTCCACCTCGGCGCCGTCGAGCAGGAACTCCCCGCGCAGCACCCCCTCCTCCACGAACGAGCAGCGGGCGTAAAGCCGGCGCGCCGTCGGGTTCGTGGAGAGCACCCGCAGGCTCACCTTCCGTGCGCCCCGCCGTCCGAGTTCGGCAACGGCCGCCTCCACCAGGGCGGTGCCGATGCCGCGCCCGGCCAGGGCGGGGTCCACGGCGAGTCCGTTGATCTCGAGCACATGGGCGTGGGAGTCGATGCCGAACACGTTGTGCCACTGGATGTAGCCGGCCACCCGGTCCTCGGCCGTGACCGCCACGAGCACGTCCGACGTGGGCAGGTTCGCGAACGCCGAACGCGCCCCCTCGGGCGCAGGCGCGGGAGAGTTGCTCGGAGACCAGGTCGCGTCGTCGATGGCGACGATCGCGGCGTCGTCGGCCGCGGACGCGGTGCGGATCGAGATCATGGCTCCCATCGTGCCGTACGGCCCGTTCGGGTCCCGACGAGGTCGACGCGCCGGGCCGGCCGGTCGCACCCTTTCGGACGCTGCTCACCTAGTACCCGCCGAGCTGAGTTCGGACCCCGCGACGTGCGAGGTCAGCGCAGCGGGTACGAGGTCAGCACGGTGGGACGCCGGGCCCGACAGGGGGCGCCCGGACCGGTGGTCGGACGGCGGCGGTACCGTCGTGGGCATGTCCTCGATCGAGCGGGCCCGGCCCGGGGCGCAGCCGCCGCCGGGCCGCGAGGTGGGACCCGCGCGCCGGTTGGTGCCGGCACTCGCCGTGGCGTTCGCGCTGCTCGCCGTGCTCGCGAACGCGGGTGACTGGCGCAACGGGCTCTTCCTGCTGGTCCCGGTCGCCGCCTTCGCGGCCTGGTACCGCTGGGACCTGCCGGTCCCGGTGCTGGCCGCCCCGGTCATCGTCGGCACGGCGGGCGCGCTGTGGGGTGGGGACTTCGAGCCGGCCCTGTTCCTGCTCGCCCTGTTCGCGCTGGTGAGCGTGGCCTGGTGCGAGCACCGCCCGACGGCGTGGGCGCTGGTCGCGCTGTCGGTCGTCGCCGTTCTGGGACTGGCACTCGGGCGGCCGGAGGCGGAGGTGGCGTGGGCACCGTGGGTCGTCGGCATCTCGTTCCCGGCGGTCCTCGGCTGGGTGGTCCGGCGCCAGGAGCAGACCACCGCCCAGTTGACCCGGGCCCGACGTGAGCTCGCTGAACGGGCCGTGCAGGACGAGCGACGCCGGATCGCCCGGGATCTGCACGACCTCGTCGGCCACGGGCTGGCGGCCGTGTTGCTGCAGGTCACCAGCGCCCGGCACGTGCTGCGCCGCGACGTCGATTCCGCCGACGAGGCCTTGGCGACCGCCGAGCGGGTGGGCCGGGCGAGCATGCAGGATCTGCGGGCCACCATGGACCTGCTCCGCGCCGACGGCGAACCGTCCGGGAACGCACCGCTGCCGGGTCTGGCGCAGCTGCCCGGGCTCGTGGCCGGCTACGCGGAGCGCGGGCTGGACGTGGCGCTGGAGGGCGGCCCCGGCGGGCCGGGTGCGCCCGGCGGACGCGGCGGGTCAACCGCCGGCGGCGGGTCGGATGGGACCGGCGCGCCCGGCGGTGCCGGTGCGACAACCGCCACAGTCGCGCCCGAGCCGGGCTCCGCCGTCGGGCTCACGCTCTACCGGATCGCGCAGGAGGCGCTCGCGAACGCGGCCATCCACGCACCCGACGCGCGCACCCGGGTGCGCACCGCCGTCGGGCCGGACTCGGTGGTGATGGAGGTCGTGACCGAGGGCCCGCTCCGACCCGTCCAGCCGCGACCTGCGCACGGCCACTACGGCCTGCTCGGGATGCATGAACGGGCCGAGGTCATCGGTGCGGACCTGCGGGCCGGGCCGACGCCGGCCGGGTGGACGGTGCGCTGTGAGGTTCCGATCGGTGGTGCGCCGTGATCCGGGTCGTCCTCGCCGACGACCAGGCGATCGTGCGCGCCGGGATCGCGCGCATCCTCGCGCCGGCGGACGGGTTCGAGGTGGTCGCCGAATGCGCCGACGGCACCGAGGTCGCGGCCGCCGTCGCCCGGTCCGGGCCCGACGTGGTGGTGATGGACGTGCGGATGCCGCGCCGGGACGGGCTCGCCGCGACGCGGGAGGTGCGCTCGCTCCCGCAGCCGCCGCCGGTGCTGATCCTGACCACGTTCGACGAGGACGAGGTGCTCTGGAGCGCCCTCGAGGCGGGCGCCGCCGGGTTCCTGCTCAAGGACGCCGGCGCGACCGACCTGATCCACGCCGTGCGGGCCGTGGCCGGCGGCGCGGCCTGGTTCGACCCCGCCGTCAGCCCCCGGCTGCTGGCCGCGTACCGGCGCTCCGTGGTGCCGGACCAGCGGCAGCGCCGGCGCCTCGAGGCGCTGACCGAGCGCGAGGCGGAGGTGCTGCGGTGGATGGCGCGTGGCGCCACGAACGCCGAGATCGCCGCGGGCCTGCACGTCAGCGACGGCACGGTGAAGTCCCACGTCGGGGCCGTCTTCGGCAAGCTCGGCGTGCGGGACCGGGCCGCCGCGATCGTGTACGCGTTCGACCACGGCGTCGTCACTCCGGGGCAGGGACCGCCCGCGAACTAGGACCACGGTGGCAGGGCGGGTTGTGGACCGCGGGCCGATGTGGCGGGCATGCCCCGCGGCGCAGGATCGCGGGTATGACGGACCAGCTCACCAGGCCAAGCAAGCCCGACCGGCGGGACGCGATCGTGGCGGCCATGTCCAAGCC
Coding sequences within:
- a CDS encoding GNAT family N-acetyltransferase — translated: MISIRTASAADDAAIVAIDDATWSPSNSPAPAPEGARSAFANLPTSDVLVAVTAEDRVAGYIQWHNVFGIDSHAHVLEINGLAVDPALAGRGIGTALVEAAVAELGRRGARKVSLRVLSTNPTARRLYARCSFVEEGVLRGEFLLDGAEVDDVLMARHLPR
- a CDS encoding sensor histidine kinase, encoding MSSIERARPGAQPPPGREVGPARRLVPALAVAFALLAVLANAGDWRNGLFLLVPVAAFAAWYRWDLPVPVLAAPVIVGTAGALWGGDFEPALFLLALFALVSVAWCEHRPTAWALVALSVVAVLGLALGRPEAEVAWAPWVVGISFPAVLGWVVRRQEQTTAQLTRARRELAERAVQDERRRIARDLHDLVGHGLAAVLLQVTSARHVLRRDVDSADEALATAERVGRASMQDLRATMDLLRADGEPSGNAPLPGLAQLPGLVAGYAERGLDVALEGGPGGPGAPGGRGGSTAGGGSDGTGAPGGAGATTATVAPEPGSAVGLTLYRIAQEALANAAIHAPDARTRVRTAVGPDSVVMEVVTEGPLRPVQPRPAHGHYGLLGMHERAEVIGADLRAGPTPAGWTVRCEVPIGGAP
- a CDS encoding response regulator transcription factor, with the protein product MIRVVLADDQAIVRAGIARILAPADGFEVVAECADGTEVAAAVARSGPDVVVMDVRMPRRDGLAATREVRSLPQPPPVLILTTFDEDEVLWSALEAGAAGFLLKDAGATDLIHAVRAVAGGAAWFDPAVSPRLLAAYRRSVVPDQRQRRRLEALTEREAEVLRWMARGATNAEIAAGLHVSDGTVKSHVGAVFGKLGVRDRAAAIVYAFDHGVVTPGQGPPAN